In Brevibacillus brevis NBRC 100599, a single genomic region encodes these proteins:
- a CDS encoding SF1B family DNA helicase RecD2: MDEQQSISLFAETYIRGFVSQEIFYNEETWYGVIRLKIEETTESIKESEVIIVGNFPRPHPDELYTFYGEWKTHARFGQQYVAKRYERETPKTLAGVERYLASGLFQGIGKKMAKRIVEQLGVDALSIIADFPERLAEVPGISEQRAKTIYDSVVEHRSLESAMVFLYDFGIGVNMALRIYQTYKIETMTVLKEEPYRLIEDVVGIGFKRADDIARATGIAASSEERVKAAALFMLQEASYSEGHVYLPVEELCEKTLRLLEECGGHVFSGDDIQLAVEALFVSSKIAWEDERVYLPSLFFAELGLAKRLRHFASRDEFGTFPTSEFYRALGAVEDELGITYAQTQRDAIEQAIKAGLMLLTGGPGTGKTTVIRGICRVFSQLHGLSLDLKKYNEENPFPIVLVAPTGRAAKRMTETTGLPAMTIHRLLGYKGESFEHDAEHPIRGRLLIVDEMSMVDIWLANQLFRAVPDDMQIIMVGDPDQLPSVGPGNVLLDMIRSGLLPLVQLTEIYRQAEESTIIRLAHDVRKGNVPADLLHTTPDRRFFTSLPQEVPEAVKQICFGAVKKGYTAKDVQVLAPIYKGNAGVNRLNEELQELFNPKTPQKREVTFGETTFRTGDKVLQLVNNAEEQVFNGDMGEIVAIFFPNENAENQEMLVAAFDNREVVYKRSDYHQLTLAYCCSVHKSQGSEFPIVIMPFVKSYYRMLRRKLVYTGITRSKSFLIMCGEPDAFRAAVESDEEGVRYSYLEERLKQE, from the coding sequence ATGGATGAGCAGCAGTCAATCTCGCTGTTTGCGGAAACCTACATTCGAGGATTTGTTTCTCAAGAAATTTTTTACAATGAAGAAACCTGGTACGGAGTTATCCGTCTTAAGATAGAAGAGACTACCGAATCGATTAAAGAATCGGAGGTCATTATTGTCGGTAATTTTCCTCGCCCGCATCCAGATGAGCTGTACACCTTTTACGGTGAATGGAAAACACATGCTCGTTTTGGACAGCAGTACGTAGCAAAACGCTATGAACGTGAAACGCCGAAAACATTGGCAGGGGTAGAGCGCTACTTAGCCAGTGGCTTGTTTCAAGGGATCGGAAAGAAGATGGCCAAACGAATTGTCGAGCAGCTCGGGGTAGATGCACTGTCGATTATCGCAGACTTCCCAGAGCGATTGGCTGAGGTACCAGGCATTTCTGAACAACGTGCCAAAACGATCTATGATTCCGTGGTCGAGCATCGCTCCTTGGAAAGTGCCATGGTTTTCTTGTACGACTTCGGCATTGGTGTGAACATGGCACTGCGTATTTATCAGACCTACAAGATAGAAACGATGACAGTGCTGAAGGAAGAGCCTTACCGTTTGATTGAGGATGTCGTAGGAATCGGCTTTAAGCGAGCAGATGACATTGCACGAGCAACTGGGATTGCTGCTTCCTCAGAAGAACGTGTGAAGGCGGCGGCTCTCTTTATGTTGCAGGAGGCATCGTATTCGGAAGGGCATGTTTATTTGCCTGTGGAGGAGCTTTGTGAAAAAACACTGCGCCTTCTCGAAGAGTGCGGGGGGCACGTCTTTTCCGGAGACGATATTCAACTGGCAGTGGAAGCCCTGTTCGTGTCGAGCAAAATTGCCTGGGAAGATGAGCGGGTTTATTTGCCCTCGCTGTTTTTTGCCGAGCTTGGTCTAGCCAAAAGACTGCGTCACTTCGCATCACGGGATGAATTCGGTACGTTTCCGACATCGGAATTTTACCGTGCGTTAGGGGCGGTCGAGGATGAGCTGGGGATTACGTATGCCCAGACGCAGCGTGATGCCATTGAACAGGCGATCAAAGCAGGTTTGATGCTGTTGACAGGGGGACCTGGTACGGGGAAAACGACAGTCATTCGTGGGATATGTCGTGTCTTTTCTCAGCTTCATGGATTGTCGCTGGACTTGAAAAAATACAACGAAGAAAATCCATTCCCGATCGTTCTTGTGGCTCCTACCGGACGTGCAGCAAAACGTATGACAGAGACTACGGGTTTACCTGCAATGACCATCCATCGCTTGCTCGGTTACAAAGGGGAGAGCTTTGAGCATGACGCGGAGCACCCAATCCGTGGACGGCTATTAATTGTGGATGAAATGTCCATGGTCGATATCTGGCTTGCCAATCAATTGTTTCGTGCGGTTCCAGACGACATGCAGATCATCATGGTAGGTGACCCTGACCAGTTGCCTTCTGTAGGACCGGGCAACGTTCTGCTGGATATGATCCGATCTGGATTGCTTCCGTTGGTACAGCTGACAGAAATTTATCGGCAAGCTGAAGAGTCTACCATTATTCGGTTGGCCCATGATGTACGCAAGGGGAATGTACCGGCAGATTTGCTTCACACCACCCCGGATCGGCGATTCTTCACAAGTTTGCCACAAGAAGTTCCGGAAGCAGTGAAACAAATTTGCTTCGGAGCCGTAAAAAAAGGATATACGGCAAAAGATGTTCAGGTATTAGCCCCTATCTATAAAGGTAATGCCGGTGTGAACCGGTTGAATGAAGAATTGCAGGAGCTGTTTAATCCGAAAACGCCGCAAAAGCGTGAAGTTACTTTTGGAGAGACGACGTTCCGTACAGGAGACAAGGTTCTGCAATTGGTGAACAATGCTGAAGAACAGGTGTTTAACGGTGACATGGGTGAGATCGTCGCCATCTTTTTCCCGAATGAAAATGCGGAGAACCAGGAGATGCTGGTCGCTGCCTTTGATAACAGGGAAGTGGTGTACAAGCGTTCGGATTACCATCAGCTGACGCTTGCCTACTGCTGCTCGGTTCATAAGTCTCAAGGTAGTGAATTTCCGATTGTGATCATGCCGTTTGTCAAAAGTTACTACCGTATGCTCAGACGTAAGTTGGTCTATACCGGGATCACCCGGAGCAAATCATTCCTCATCATGTGTGGAGAGCCGGATGCGTTCCGTGCTGCTGTAGAGTCTGATGAGGAAGGGGTACGGTACAGTTATTTGGAGGAACGGCTAAAGCAAGAGTGA
- a CDS encoding cysteine desulfurase family protein: protein MSERMYFDHAATTPVHPRVVAAMTPYLTQVYGNPSSVHGAGREARKALEHARDTIADFMDADPQSLIFTSGGTEADNMAIIGAAMAQRERGRHVITSQIEHHAVLHACEFLEQAGFEVTYLPVDQTGMVRLEDLKQSVRPDTVLVSIMYGNNEVGTIQPIEEMGTFLREKGIVFHTDAVQAFGVLPVHVRKLPVDMLSVSAHKINGPKGVGALYLARKVPFSPILHGGSQERKRRAGTENLAGIVGFAEATRVAGEEMAERVEKYKQMKAAMIAVWQEAGITFCLNGHREQALPHILNVSFPGAHTETMLMNLDIAKIAAASGSACTSGSLELSHVLKAMHLDEKIALSAIRFSFGITNTVEEAKEAATAVAAIVKRLVRE from the coding sequence TTGTCAGAGCGAATGTATTTTGACCATGCAGCTACTACGCCGGTGCATCCGCGTGTAGTTGCTGCTATGACTCCCTATTTGACTCAAGTATACGGGAATCCATCCAGTGTCCATGGTGCAGGTCGCGAAGCACGAAAAGCGTTGGAGCATGCGAGAGACACGATTGCCGACTTTATGGATGCTGATCCGCAATCGCTCATCTTTACGAGTGGCGGGACAGAGGCGGACAATATGGCAATCATCGGTGCCGCAATGGCACAGCGCGAACGTGGTCGTCACGTCATTACTTCGCAAATCGAGCACCATGCAGTCTTGCATGCTTGTGAATTTTTGGAGCAGGCAGGATTTGAAGTGACGTACTTGCCTGTTGACCAGACAGGCATGGTCCGTTTGGAAGACCTGAAACAATCGGTTCGTCCGGATACGGTACTGGTGTCTATTATGTACGGCAACAACGAAGTAGGAACGATCCAGCCCATCGAGGAAATGGGTACCTTTCTGCGTGAAAAAGGGATTGTTTTTCATACAGATGCTGTACAGGCTTTTGGTGTACTGCCTGTCCATGTACGAAAGCTGCCTGTTGATATGCTCTCGGTATCCGCCCATAAAATTAATGGGCCAAAAGGAGTCGGCGCTTTGTATTTAGCGCGTAAGGTTCCGTTTTCCCCGATTTTGCACGGCGGTTCGCAAGAGCGCAAGCGCAGAGCAGGAACGGAAAACCTGGCCGGGATTGTTGGGTTTGCCGAAGCGACGAGGGTCGCTGGCGAGGAAATGGCGGAGCGAGTTGAAAAGTATAAGCAGATGAAAGCAGCGATGATCGCAGTCTGGCAGGAAGCAGGAATTACGTTCTGCCTGAATGGACATCGCGAGCAGGCATTGCCACATATTTTAAATGTGTCCTTCCCTGGCGCCCATACAGAAACCATGCTGATGAATCTGGATATCGCCAAAATTGCAGCAGCGAGCGGCTCAGCTTGTACATCTGGATCACTAGAGCTGTCACACGTTCTAAAAGCAATGCACTTGGACGAGAAGATTGCTCTTTCAGCCATTCGTTTCAGCTTTGGGATTACGAATACGGTGGAAGAGGCGAAGGAAGCTGCTACAGCGGTTGCTGCGATTGTGAAGCGCTTGGTACGCGAATAA
- a CDS encoding methyl-accepting chemotaxis protein, producing the protein MLARRYSIRYKLVFTILILTMLPLMVVGYIQFENARSALYKLAVSDLQYITEIKARELADYTQEATSSERNRQKINEITREVAEKYYKPNGMVGYAYILDASGIAIFHPDPKVENTSLANEPFTQVMLAQKNGWIEYEFGGSTKVAAYKQLPNGWILVIGSYENDLLTTIESSRPMMFLLSLISASLALVTGIFIVNKLVRPLNELVTAMKRAETGDLTSQVTVRSRDELGELSSMYNEMMGVFRSMVNEVQRVAQQVAAASEELTASATESARASEQISIASSEIATGSEQQKQTVTDTVRFLSRIGGDIQLIAASTSQVNADATDANRLAQVGEGKLHELVQEMDQITDHARRTEQVIRELGSQSEQIIGIITIIRQISNQTNLLALNAAIEAARAGEQGRGFAVVAQEVRKLAEQSGAAAEEIAGLIHTIHTDILAAVTEMGTTAVAIQDGREGVAQAGDSFQQILVAVQDVSQQVHRMNDAAQAIHRDTVQLVSHSEKIDGLAEIAARDTQEVAAASEEQSATSEEMTAASETLAKMAEQLSEQVKRFTI; encoded by the coding sequence ATGTTGGCCAGACGCTACTCTATTCGCTACAAACTGGTGTTTACAATACTCATCCTAACCATGCTTCCATTAATGGTCGTCGGTTATATCCAATTTGAAAATGCGCGCAGCGCGCTATACAAGCTCGCTGTATCTGACTTGCAATACATAACGGAAATAAAGGCACGCGAGCTGGCTGATTACACGCAAGAGGCAACGAGTAGTGAGCGGAACAGACAGAAAATTAACGAAATAACACGCGAGGTGGCCGAAAAATATTACAAGCCAAATGGCATGGTTGGCTACGCCTATATCTTGGATGCGAGTGGAATCGCCATCTTTCATCCAGACCCGAAAGTTGAGAATACCTCTTTGGCGAATGAACCATTCACGCAAGTCATGCTCGCTCAAAAAAACGGCTGGATCGAATATGAATTCGGAGGCTCAACCAAAGTGGCGGCGTATAAGCAGCTGCCGAACGGGTGGATTCTTGTTATTGGCAGCTACGAGAATGATTTGCTGACGACGATTGAGAGCAGTCGTCCGATGATGTTTCTCCTCAGCCTGATAAGTGCTAGCTTAGCGCTGGTTACAGGTATTTTTATTGTCAACAAGCTGGTACGACCGCTAAATGAGCTGGTAACGGCAATGAAACGTGCAGAGACAGGAGATTTGACCTCGCAAGTGACTGTTCGTTCCCGGGACGAGCTTGGGGAATTATCGTCGATGTACAATGAGATGATGGGAGTATTTCGCAGCATGGTCAACGAGGTGCAGCGAGTAGCCCAGCAAGTCGCGGCAGCGTCGGAAGAATTAACAGCGAGTGCGACAGAAAGTGCGCGTGCTTCCGAACAGATTTCCATCGCTTCCTCGGAAATCGCTACGGGTTCCGAACAACAAAAACAAACGGTGACGGATACGGTACGCTTTTTGTCTCGCATCGGTGGAGATATCCAACTCATTGCGGCCTCGACTTCTCAAGTCAATGCTGATGCGACAGACGCGAATCGATTGGCGCAAGTTGGGGAAGGCAAGCTGCACGAGCTCGTACAAGAAATGGATCAAATCACGGATCACGCCCGTCGTACAGAGCAGGTTATCCGCGAGCTTGGCTCTCAATCCGAGCAAATCATCGGTATCATAACGATCATTCGTCAAATATCTAACCAGACGAATCTATTGGCTTTGAATGCCGCCATCGAGGCTGCACGGGCGGGGGAACAGGGACGTGGCTTTGCGGTTGTGGCTCAAGAGGTGCGTAAGCTGGCTGAGCAATCGGGTGCAGCTGCAGAAGAGATCGCAGGCTTGATTCATACGATCCATACAGATATTCTCGCGGCTGTAACGGAAATGGGAACGACTGCTGTCGCTATCCAGGATGGACGCGAAGGAGTGGCGCAGGCAGGAGACAGCTTCCAACAAATCTTGGTGGCTGTTCAAGACGTCAGCCAGCAAGTACATCGTATGAATGATGCAGCTCAAGCGATTCATCGCGATACAGTTCAATTGGTGAGTCACTCCGAAAAAATTGATGGACTTGCGGAGATAGCGGCCAGAGATACACAGGAAGTGGCAGCAGCGTCCGAAGAACAGTCAGCAACGTCTGAGGAAATGACGGCAGCATCCGAAACGCTTGCGAAAATGGCGGAGCAGTTGTCAGAACAAGTAAAACGATTTACAATTTAA
- a CDS encoding TerC family protein, with product MDLLLSPEFWTALLSIVIIDLVLAGDNALVIGMAARNLPAHQQKQAIIWGTVGAIVIRALATLAVVWLLKIPGLLLVGGLILIWIALKLLIQDNGHENMKASGTLGAAIWTIIVADTVMGLDNVIAVAGAAHGDFLLVVIGLIISVPIMVWGSTLILKLIEKYPIVIYIGSGVLAYTAANMVTGEKFLTPFFAAYPWVKWVFIVAVVVGVLLIGRTKSQQQKRLAEQS from the coding sequence ATGGATTTATTGTTAAGCCCTGAGTTTTGGACCGCATTACTTTCTATCGTTATCATCGACCTCGTGCTGGCCGGGGACAATGCCCTCGTCATTGGGATGGCGGCTCGTAACCTGCCCGCTCATCAGCAAAAGCAAGCCATCATCTGGGGAACGGTTGGTGCCATTGTCATTCGTGCATTGGCGACACTCGCTGTGGTTTGGTTGCTAAAAATTCCTGGCCTGTTACTAGTGGGTGGTTTGATTCTCATTTGGATCGCTCTCAAGTTGCTGATTCAGGATAATGGTCATGAGAATATGAAGGCAAGCGGAACACTGGGAGCAGCGATTTGGACGATTATCGTAGCCGACACCGTGATGGGCTTGGATAACGTTATCGCCGTTGCTGGTGCAGCACATGGTGATTTCCTTCTGGTAGTTATCGGTTTGATCATCAGTGTTCCCATCATGGTATGGGGTAGCACATTGATCTTGAAGCTGATCGAGAAATATCCGATCGTTATCTATATCGGTTCTGGAGTATTGGCGTATACCGCTGCGAACATGGTAACAGGTGAGAAGTTCCTCACACCATTCTTTGCCGCTTACCCTTGGGTAAAATGGGTATTCATCGTGGCTGTTGTGGTTGGTGTCCTGTTGATCGGGCGCACGAAAAGCCAACAGCAAAAACGCTTGGCAGAACAATCTTAA
- the alaS gene encoding alanine--tRNA ligase, whose protein sequence is MKKLTGNQIRQMFLDFFVEKGHRIEPSAPLVPIDDPSLLWINSGVATLKKYFDGRIIPDNPRITNSQKSIRTNDIENVGRTARHHTFFEMLGNFSIGEYFKEEAIEWAWEFLTSPKWIGFDPELLSVTIHPEDEEAFELWNKKIGVPEERIIRLEGNFWDIGEGPSGPNTEIFYDRGEAFGNDPSDPELYPGGENERYLEIWNLVFSQFNHNPDGTYTPLPKKNIDTGMGLERMTSVIQGVDNNFETDLLFPLIEKTTEISGVKYKTSPEMDVALKVIADHARTVVFAIGDGALPSNEGRGYVIRRLLRRAVRMGKKLGVEKPFLYSLTETVGTMMGEFYPEVVQKRAFIEKVIRAEEERFHETLNDGLAILSDMVKAAKDSGKTQLSGQDVFKMYDTYGFPVDLTEDFADEQGLTVDRDGFDKAMEEQRERARAARQDVDSMQIQGGPLSDLTVTSQFVGYTELVATGKVEAIILDNQLVEEAEEGQTVQVVLSQTPFYAESGGQINDEGFLISDIVKARVTDVQKGPMGQNVHSVIVEAGTLRKGDDVRAEVNREARLAITQNHTATHLLHQALKDVLGTHVNQAGSLVAPERLRFDFTHISSITPEELERIEAIVNEKVWANLGVEISNKPLAEAKAMGAMALFGEKYGDVVRVVKVGEYSLELCGGCHVNNTAEIGLFKLVSESGIGAGTRRIEAVTGRGAYQFLNQQFTTLKEVAQALKAPVLAEAPARVEGLQQQLKEVQRENESLRAKLGNIEAASLTDKLQQVDGMNVLAARVSAVDMDNLRGMVDELKNKLGSAVIVLGAVDGDKVNLVAGVTKDLMDQGIHAGKIIKEVATRCGGGGGGRPDMAQAGGKDPSKLQEALDAVVDFVKSQSVAK, encoded by the coding sequence ATGAAGAAGCTGACAGGCAATCAAATCCGCCAGATGTTCCTCGACTTTTTTGTAGAAAAAGGACATCGCATTGAGCCTAGCGCTCCATTGGTTCCAATCGACGATCCTTCCCTTCTGTGGATCAACAGCGGTGTGGCGACTCTCAAGAAATACTTTGACGGCCGCATCATCCCGGACAACCCGCGTATCACAAACTCGCAAAAGTCTATTCGTACAAACGATATTGAAAATGTGGGACGTACGGCTCGCCACCACACTTTTTTTGAAATGCTGGGTAACTTCTCAATTGGTGAGTACTTCAAGGAAGAAGCGATTGAATGGGCATGGGAGTTTTTGACAAGCCCAAAATGGATCGGCTTTGATCCTGAGTTGCTCTCCGTTACCATTCACCCAGAGGACGAAGAAGCATTTGAGCTGTGGAACAAGAAAATCGGTGTTCCAGAAGAGCGAATCATCCGACTGGAGGGCAACTTCTGGGATATCGGAGAAGGCCCGAGCGGACCGAACACGGAGATTTTCTATGACCGTGGAGAAGCGTTCGGAAACGACCCGAGCGATCCTGAGCTGTACCCGGGTGGGGAGAACGAGCGCTACCTGGAAATATGGAACCTGGTATTCTCCCAGTTCAACCACAATCCAGACGGTACCTACACGCCGCTGCCTAAGAAAAACATTGATACGGGGATGGGTCTTGAGCGCATGACGTCTGTCATCCAAGGCGTAGACAACAACTTTGAGACAGATCTGCTGTTCCCGCTGATCGAAAAGACCACGGAAATCTCCGGTGTGAAGTATAAAACAAGCCCGGAGATGGATGTAGCCCTGAAGGTTATCGCTGACCATGCACGTACGGTTGTGTTTGCGATCGGTGACGGTGCGCTTCCATCCAATGAAGGCCGTGGCTATGTCATTCGCCGCCTGCTTCGCCGTGCCGTACGTATGGGGAAAAAGCTGGGCGTAGAAAAGCCATTCCTGTACAGCTTGACTGAGACAGTAGGTACAATGATGGGTGAATTTTACCCAGAGGTTGTTCAAAAGCGTGCGTTTATCGAAAAAGTCATTCGTGCCGAGGAAGAGCGTTTCCACGAGACACTGAACGATGGTCTGGCGATCCTGTCTGACATGGTAAAAGCAGCAAAAGATAGCGGAAAGACACAACTGTCTGGTCAAGATGTGTTCAAAATGTACGATACGTATGGATTCCCTGTTGATTTGACAGAAGACTTCGCAGACGAGCAAGGGCTGACTGTCGATCGCGATGGCTTTGATAAAGCAATGGAAGAACAGCGTGAGCGTGCACGTGCAGCACGTCAAGACGTAGACAGCATGCAAATCCAAGGTGGTCCATTGTCTGATTTGACGGTTACGAGCCAATTTGTTGGTTATACTGAATTGGTAGCAACAGGTAAAGTGGAAGCGATTATTTTGGACAACCAGCTGGTAGAAGAAGCAGAAGAAGGTCAAACCGTACAAGTCGTTCTGAGCCAAACTCCTTTCTATGCAGAAAGCGGCGGTCAGATCAATGACGAAGGTTTCCTGATTTCTGATATCGTGAAAGCACGTGTGACAGATGTACAAAAAGGACCAATGGGTCAAAATGTACATTCCGTCATCGTCGAAGCAGGTACCCTGCGTAAAGGCGATGATGTTCGCGCGGAAGTGAACCGTGAAGCACGTCTGGCTATCACGCAAAACCATACAGCGACTCACTTGCTGCATCAAGCACTCAAGGATGTCCTGGGAACGCATGTCAACCAGGCAGGTTCTTTGGTAGCACCAGAGCGTCTCCGTTTTGACTTCACTCACATTAGCTCCATTACTCCAGAAGAGCTGGAGCGTATTGAAGCAATCGTGAATGAAAAAGTGTGGGCAAACCTGGGTGTTGAGATCTCCAACAAACCATTGGCTGAGGCAAAAGCGATGGGCGCGATGGCGTTGTTCGGTGAAAAATACGGCGACGTTGTACGCGTTGTAAAAGTGGGCGAATACAGCCTTGAGCTGTGTGGTGGATGCCATGTGAACAACACCGCAGAAATCGGTCTGTTCAAACTGGTTAGCGAGAGCGGTATCGGTGCAGGTACACGCCGAATCGAAGCAGTAACAGGACGCGGCGCTTACCAGTTCCTGAACCAGCAGTTCACTACACTCAAAGAAGTGGCGCAAGCACTCAAAGCACCTGTACTGGCTGAAGCACCTGCACGTGTAGAAGGTCTGCAACAACAATTGAAAGAAGTACAGCGCGAAAACGAGTCCCTGCGTGCAAAACTGGGGAACATCGAGGCAGCGTCGTTGACGGATAAACTCCAACAAGTAGACGGTATGAATGTACTCGCTGCACGTGTTTCCGCTGTCGATATGGACAACCTGCGCGGCATGGTGGATGAGCTGAAAAACAAACTCGGCTCCGCTGTCATTGTGTTGGGTGCGGTCGATGGCGACAAGGTGAACCTCGTTGCAGGTGTAACCAAAGATCTCATGGATCAAGGCATTCACGCTGGCAAGATCATCAAGGAAGTCGCAACTCGTTGCGGTGGCGGTGGTGGTGGACGTCCTGATATGGCACAAGCCGGTGGTAAGGACCCATCCAAGCTGCAAGAAGCACTGGATGCAGTGGTTGACTTCGTGAAGAGTCAATCAGTAGCGAAATAA
- the ruvX gene encoding Holliday junction resolvase RuvX, translating into MTRLMGLDVGDKTIGVAVSDELGWTAQGVETIKRQSKEKDFARLSELVSQYQIGAFVVGLPKNMNGTIGPRAEMCQAFGKLLEERTSLPVHMWDERLTTMAAERMLISADVSRQKRKTVIDKMAATLILQGYLDAKSR; encoded by the coding sequence ATGACACGATTGATGGGGTTGGATGTAGGCGACAAGACGATTGGAGTGGCTGTCAGCGATGAGCTGGGATGGACTGCGCAAGGAGTAGAGACCATCAAGCGACAATCCAAGGAAAAGGATTTTGCCCGCCTGAGCGAATTAGTTTCGCAGTATCAAATTGGGGCTTTCGTCGTTGGTTTGCCCAAAAACATGAACGGAACCATAGGCCCGCGTGCTGAAATGTGTCAAGCATTTGGCAAGCTTTTGGAGGAACGCACGTCTCTTCCTGTCCACATGTGGGACGAACGCTTGACGACGATGGCGGCAGAGCGTATGCTGATTTCTGCTGATGTTAGCCGTCAAAAGCGAAAGACAGTGATAGATAAAATGGCGGCCACTTTAATCCTCCAAGGATATTTGGACGCGAAATCGAGGTGA
- a CDS encoding AI-2E family transporter, with translation MDELRRSRLFAAAVWVITLLVIGNLLWLLRPVLSQLFSLIKEVLVPVILGLVIAYLLHPIVQLLEKRRVPRLMAVLLIYGSFVLVITIAIINAIPVFTKQLVELSDDIPRLMDWYYTWMSEWEARKYFLPDSISKGVDRVIIQSNEGMSHSVSKIVDNAKHSMGKLFAFAIVPFIAFYFLKDMKQLHETGMSIVPKAYRKQVLIVLRDINESLGKYIHGQMMVALIVGVFAYLGYWWIGMPYPFVLAAFVCLTNIIPYIGPLIGAAPAVVIAITISTKTLLLVVVVNLIIQIVEGNILSPNIVGRSLHLHPLLIILALLVGETVGGIIGLIVAVPILAVCKVIVSRIAVMMHES, from the coding sequence GTGGATGAACTTCGGCGAAGTCGTCTATTTGCTGCTGCTGTTTGGGTCATCACACTTTTGGTCATCGGCAATCTGCTTTGGCTGCTCCGACCAGTCCTGTCACAGTTGTTTTCGCTCATAAAGGAAGTGCTCGTTCCCGTCATATTGGGACTAGTCATTGCGTACTTGCTCCATCCGATCGTGCAATTGCTGGAAAAAAGAAGGGTTCCGCGCTTGATGGCAGTCCTGCTCATCTATGGATCATTTGTATTGGTGATTACGATTGCGATTATTAATGCCATCCCAGTTTTCACGAAACAATTGGTGGAGCTGTCAGACGATATTCCCCGCCTGATGGATTGGTACTATACATGGATGAGTGAGTGGGAAGCGCGAAAATATTTTTTGCCGGATAGCATCTCGAAGGGTGTGGACCGGGTGATCATCCAGTCGAATGAGGGAATGTCTCATTCCGTATCGAAAATCGTGGATAATGCCAAGCATTCGATGGGCAAGTTGTTTGCCTTTGCTATTGTGCCGTTTATCGCTTTCTACTTTTTGAAGGATATGAAGCAATTGCATGAGACGGGGATGTCGATTGTTCCAAAGGCTTATCGGAAGCAAGTGCTGATTGTCCTGCGGGATATTAATGAATCCTTGGGTAAATACATACATGGACAAATGATGGTCGCCCTGATCGTAGGCGTCTTCGCATACTTGGGCTATTGGTGGATCGGCATGCCGTATCCTTTTGTATTGGCTGCATTCGTATGTCTTACCAACATCATTCCGTACATCGGACCATTGATTGGGGCGGCACCAGCAGTTGTGATCGCGATTACGATTTCCACCAAGACACTGCTACTCGTTGTCGTTGTCAATCTCATCATTCAAATCGTGGAAGGGAACATTTTATCTCCCAACATCGTTGGTCGTTCCTTGCATTTACACCCGCTACTGATTATCTTGGCACTGCTGGTAGGGGAGACGGTAGGGGGGATCATCGGGTTAATCGTTGCTGTCCCGATTCTGGCCGTTTGCAAAGTGATCGTCAGCCGAATCGCTGTCATGATGCATGAAAGTTGA
- a CDS encoding IreB family regulatory phosphoprotein — MSSLDNTMKFTVPKEANTADVQETLTEVYKALQEKGYNPITQIVGYLLSGDPAFIPRHNNARSLIGKLERDKIIEELVTVYLSERK, encoded by the coding sequence GTGAGTTCGTTGGATAATACCATGAAATTCACGGTGCCCAAGGAAGCGAATACGGCGGATGTCCAAGAAACATTGACAGAGGTGTACAAAGCCCTGCAGGAAAAAGGATACAACCCGATCACCCAGATCGTCGGTTACTTGCTTTCTGGCGACCCGGCGTTTATCCCACGCCACAACAACGCGCGGAGCCTGATTGGCAAATTGGAACGGGACAAAATCATAGAAGAGTTGGTGACCGTTTACTTGTCAGAGCGCAAGTAG
- a CDS encoding PRC-barrel domain-containing protein — MRKAMDAVGLPVVCLQTGETIGTVRDILCDSTWHVRGVLLSEQGWFQSGTYIPAEHIHAVGESCLTVSGKDAITPLPHLAGLEPVGIVTGKTKLKGKAVITASGECLGRLEDVYFSANWEKLVGYELSNGWFADITEGRKRLPAPASVIIGEENLIVPD, encoded by the coding sequence ATGCGCAAGGCAATGGATGCAGTCGGATTGCCAGTTGTTTGCCTTCAAACAGGCGAGACGATTGGAACCGTGCGTGACATTCTTTGCGACTCCACTTGGCATGTACGAGGAGTCTTGCTGAGCGAACAGGGCTGGTTCCAATCAGGTACCTATATTCCTGCCGAACATATTCATGCGGTCGGGGAGTCCTGCCTTACCGTATCGGGAAAAGACGCGATCACGCCCTTACCTCATCTCGCCGGACTAGAGCCTGTCGGCATTGTGACGGGAAAGACAAAGTTAAAAGGAAAAGCGGTGATTACCGCTTCTGGAGAATGTTTGGGGAGGCTGGAAGATGTTTACTTTTCAGCCAACTGGGAGAAACTTGTAGGGTACGAACTATCAAATGGCTGGTTTGCAGATATTACGGAAGGGCGAAAGCGCCTCCCTGCACCAGCATCCGTTATCATCGGGGAAGAAAACCTGATCGTGCCGGACTAG